The following are encoded in a window of Brevibacillus ruminantium genomic DNA:
- the rplQ gene encoding 50S ribosomal protein L17: protein MAYRKLGRRSSARKALFRDLVTDLIINERIETTEMKAKELRSIADQMITLAKRGDLHARRQVAAFVRKEVATEEGRDAVQKLFDDIAPRYKERNGGYTRVLKTGPRRGDAAPMAYIELV from the coding sequence ATGGCATACCGTAAATTGGGTCGTCGCAGTTCGGCTCGTAAAGCATTGTTCCGTGATCTGGTTACAGACCTGATCATCAACGAGCGCATCGAGACAACTGAGATGAAAGCAAAAGAACTGCGTTCCATCGCTGATCAGATGATCACGCTGGCAAAACGCGGTGACCTGCACGCACGCCGTCAAGTTGCTGCTTTCGTTCGCAAGGAAGTAGCTACGGAAGAAGGCCGCGATGCGGTTCAAAAGCTGTTTGATGACATCGCGCCTCGCTACAAAGAGCGCAACGGTGGATACACTCGTGTCTTGAAGACAGGTCCTCGTCGTGGGGATGCTGCTCCGATGGCATACATCGAATTGGTGTAA